One part of the Chryseobacterium mulctrae genome encodes these proteins:
- a CDS encoding response regulator: MDKKIVLIQDNEEILNIMDEVLTDEGFDVVPSFITEPIDQIEEIDPDVLIVDDHIKGKKSGSEVIAELKSEPETEDLSAILTSTSFDLPKKAKNCNADDYIEKPFDIDHLIDVVNKNL, translated from the coding sequence ATGGATAAAAAAATTGTGCTTATCCAGGATAATGAAGAAATCCTTAACATAATGGATGAAGTGCTAACAGACGAAGGATTCGATGTTGTTCCATCATTTATAACAGAGCCTATAGACCAAATTGAAGAAATTGATCCAGATGTTCTTATCGTGGATGATCATATCAAAGGAAAGAAAAGTGGATCTGAGGTTATTGCAGAATTAAAATCTGAGCCTGAAACTGAAGATTTATCAGCCATCTTAACTTCAACATCTTTTGATTTACCTAAAAAGGCTAAAAACTGTAATGCCGATGACTACATAGAAAAACCTTTTGATATTGATCACTTGATAGATGTGGTTAATAAAAATTTATAA